One Fundulus heteroclitus isolate FHET01 chromosome 1, MU-UCD_Fhet_4.1, whole genome shotgun sequence genomic window carries:
- the LOC118564927 gene encoding PAN2-PAN3 deadenylation complex catalytic subunit PAN2-like, translated as MSVKLFINLPYMHSYVSHHADLTPFPCLQASNFLRAFRTIPEASALGLILADSDEQTGKAKLGRLIQSWNRFILTQLHQETQEQEGPQAYRGASSSSLGSSAESVIGKLFGVEVENSSLCRCGKETVRSSLTLLFTMHYPEQNSQDKAIKEYDFAGILKKSICLEQNTQAWCENCEKYQPTVQTRSIRCLPDVLVINCEVNSAKEAEFWKVQAEYAYNKAMQKEAMEPAKHTEPPPMPTEWCLDGEEICSAEGFSFDTRAEDLRHVWIPSTLKMSISKSQGLEISSWSEGEEISAAEEAEGVSLYDLVVTVPHIQDTRTGGNLVAHIKVGETYHQRKEGVTHQQWYLFNDFLIEPIDKTEAAQFDVSWKVPAILYYAKRNYHSKYDLRIKNPIDASVLLTEASLARKQRKSHATFIPLMVSEMPQAGDLVGLDAEFVTLNQEEAELRSDGTKSTIKPSQMSVARITCVRGQGPNEGVPFIDDYISTQEQVVDYLTQYSGIKPGDLDAKISSKHLTTLKSTYLKLRFLIDTGVRFVGHGLQKDFRVINLLVPKDQVVDTVHLFHLPRKRMISLRFLAWYFLDLNIQGETHDSIEDARTALQLYRKYLELSRGGGSDEVRKILKGLYEKGRQLDWKVPDSDTGDGQGAAVFPAVMAM; from the exons ATGTCTGTCAAACTATTCATCAATTTGCCCTACATGCAT TCCTACGTTTCCCATCATGCCGATTTAACTCCATTTCCCTGTCTGCAGGCCAGTAACTTCCTCCGAGCCTTTCGTACCATCCCTGAAGCCTCGGCTCTGGGTCTGATCCTCGCCGACTCGGATGAGCAAACCGGGAAGGCCAAGCTGGGCCGCTTGATCCAGAGCTGGAACCGCTTCATCCTCACCCAGCTTCACCAGGAGACTCAGGAGCAGGAGGGTCCTCAGGCCTACAGGGGAGCCAGCAGCAG CTCTCTGGGTTCCTCGGCGGAGTCCGTCATCGGGAAGCTGTTTGGCGTTGAAGTTGAGAACAGCAGCCTGTGCCGCTGCGGGAAGGAGACGGTGCGCTCCTCCCTCACCTTGCTCTTCACCATGCATTATCCAGAGCAGAACTCCCAGG ATAAAGCCATAAAGGAGTACGACTTTGCTGGGattctgaagaaaagcatctgttTGGAGCAGAACACTCAGGCGTGGTGTGAAAACTGTGAGAAGTATCAGCCGACG GTGCAAACACGCAGCATCAGGTGTCTGCCGGATGTCCTGGTCATAAACTGTGAGGTGAACAGCGCCAAGGAGGCTGAGTTCTGGAAAGTTCAGGCAGAG TATGCCTACAATAAGGCCATGCAGAAAGAGGCAATGGAGCCCGCAAAGCACACCGAGCCACCACCCATGCCTACAGAGTGGTGCTTAGA CGGGGAGGAGATCTGCAGCGCGGAGGGCTTCTCCTTTGACACCCGGGCCGAGGATCTGCGCCACGTTTGGATCCCCTCCACCCTCAAGATGTCCATCAGCAAAAGCCAGGGGCTGGAGATCAGCAGCTGGTCCGAAGGAGAAGAA ATCAGTGCCGCGGAGGAGGCCGAGGGGGTTTCCCTCTACGACCTCGTGGTCACGGTGCCCCACATCCAGGACACTCGCACCGGCGGAAACCTGGTCGCACACATCAAAGTGGGTGAGACGTACCACCAAAGGAAAGAG GGAGTCACACACCAGCAGTGGTACCTCTTCAACGATTTTCTGATCGAACCCATTGATAAG ACTGAAGCTGCCCAGTTTGACGTCAGCTGGAAGGTGCCGGCCATCCTCTATTACGCCAAGAGGAACTACCACTCCAAGTACGATCTCCGCA tCAAAAATCCCATAGATGCCAGCGTGCTGCTGACGGAGGCCTCGCTGGCCCGTAAGCAGAGGAAGAGTCACGCCACGTTCATCCCCCTCATGGTCAGTGAAATGCCGCAGGCCGGGGACCTGGTGGGGCTGGACGCCGAGTTCGTGACCCTCAACCAG GAAGAGGCAGAGCTGCGCAGCGACGGCACCAAGTCCACCATCAAACCCAGCCAGATGTCTGTGGCCAGGATCACCTGTGTGAGGGGTCAGGGCCCCAACGAGGGGGTCCCCTTCATCGACGACTACATCTCCACTCAGGAGCAG GTGGTCGACTATTTGACTCAGTATTCTGGAATCAAACCAGGAGATCTGGATGCTAAAATCTCCTCGAAGCATCTGACCACCCTGAAGTCCACGTACCTGAAGCTGCGCTTCCTCATCGACACCGGAGTTCGCTTCGTCGGCCATGGCTTGCAGAAGGACTTTCGGGTCATTAATCTTCTG GTGCCGAAAGATCAAGTCGTCGACACGGTCCACTTGTTCCACTTGCCTCGCAAGAGAATGATCTCGTTGAGATTCCTCGCTTGGTATTTTCTGG ATCTCAACATTCAGGGGGAAACCCACGACAGCATAGAGGACGCACGCACCGCCCTGCAGCTGTACAGGAAGTACCTGGAGCTCAGTCGCGGAGGTGGGAGCGACGAAGTAAGGAAGATCCTGAAGGGACTCTACGAAAAAGGCCGCCAGCTGGACTGGAAAGTCCCCGACTCGGATACGGGAGACGGTCAAG GCGCCGCTGTGTTCCCCGCTGTGATGGCGATGTGA
- the LOC118565161 gene encoding spermatogenesis-associated serine-rich protein 2-like has translation MCDSNVSARSQSSRPQQSNNAIVLVLQPLRTAWIKPCRAFLEGSAAEILKEWNVTGKKKPKKKKKPKPQPEVSAEAAQPEATSPEESKDEMNGFHANGSVVDGESLDSLSEQLDSASLDAAELDSEPATSETPIAEAESNVSAPSPASQLGGRNHHQVSRGNKSRHRTNSGLHPSSPSLATTPDEQGSSGGKKIATNIDRSVKDLQRCTVSLTRYRMVVKEEMDSSIKRMKQTFAELQSCLMDREVTLLSEMDKVKAEAIMILDARQKRAEELRRLTERSASMSEEQLTELRADIKHFVSERKYDEDLGKALRFTFDLEPLKTSISGFGSVYHPRTGYSDRSRCSSTSSSVASPVQTETPPPTQTQPAHAENRPPPVKQIFQGNRRTFQGPGYHSGGQRFNGSSHHDRNVGRGGHRYQGDAGSSGPSSQQPSSSRGPSHSSTFSSHNQDRPAHNGLPQRLPRTHCP, from the exons ATGTGCGACTCAAATGT ATCAGCGCGGTCTCAGAGCAGTCGTCCCCAACAAAGCAACAACGCGATCGTGTTGGTGCTGCAGCCTTTGAGAACTGCGTGGATAAAGCCGTGCAGGGCTTTCTTGGAAG GGAGTGCAGCTGAGATCCTGAAAGAGTGGAATGTGACCGGCAAAAAGAAG cccaagaagaaaaagaagcccAAGCCTCAGCCCGAAGTCTCCGCAGAAGCGGCTCAACCTGAGGCCACGTCGCCCGAGGAGAGCAAGGATGAGATGAACGGCTTTCACGCCAACGGATCCGTCGTGGACGGAGAGTCTCTGGATTCGCTGAGCGAGCAGTTGGACTCTGCTTCCCTGGATGCAGCCGAGCTGGACTCTGAACCTGCTACATCCGAGACGCCCA TTGCAGAGGCAGAAAGTAATGTCAGCGCGCCAAGTCCTGCGTCCCAACTCGGAGGGAGAAATCATCACCAGGTTTCCAGAGGCAACAAATCCCGGCACCGGACGAACTCCGGTCTCCATCCCTCCTCACCTTCACTAGCAACCACCCCTGATGAGCAGGGATCATCAGGAGGGAAGAAGATAG CTACCAATATTGACCGCTCAGTGAAAGACCTGCAGAGATGTACCGTCTCCCTGACCCGCTACAGGATGGTGGTCAAGGAGGAGATGGACTCCTCCATCAAGAGGATGAAACAGACATTTGCCGAACTCCAGAGCTG TTTAATGGACAGAGAAGTGACTCTGCTGTCAGAGATGGACAAAGTGAAGGCTGAGGCCA TAATGATCCTGGACGCTCGGCAGAAGAGAGCGGAGGAACTCAGACGGCTGACGGAGCGATCTGCCTCCATGTCTGAGGAGCAGCTGACTGAACTACGTGCAGATATCAAG cactttGTGAGTGAACGTAAATATGACGAGGACCTTGGGAAAGCTTTAAGATTTACATTTGACCTTGAACCATTGAAGACGAGCATCTCTGGCTTTGGATCAG tctacCATCCACGTACGGGCTACTCAGATCGGTCCCGTTGTAGCTCCACATCCTCCTCCGTCGCCAGTCCGGTCCAAACGGAGACGCCTCCGCCCACCCAGACCCAACCTGCCCACGCTGAAAACCGGCCTCCTCCAGTCAAACAG ATTTTCCAAGGGAACCGACGCACCTTCCAAGGCCCGGGTTATCACTCAGGCGGCCAGCGGTTCAACGGCAGCTCCCACCACGACAGGAACGTGGGCCGCGGGGGCCACCGTTACCAGGGCGACGCCGGCTCCTCCGGCCCGTCCTCGCAGCAGCCCAGCAGCTCCAGAGGTCCCTCGCATTCCTCCACCTTCTCCTCCCACAACCAAGACCGGCCCGCCCACAACGGCCTGCCCCAAAGGCTTCCTCGAACACACTGCCCTTGA